Proteins co-encoded in one Epinephelus moara isolate mb chromosome 13, YSFRI_EMoa_1.0, whole genome shotgun sequence genomic window:
- the adam11 gene encoding disintegrin and metalloproteinase domain-containing protein 11 isoform X4 → MLAVRCLLFAAVCARCAVTGLRERVSLEGRLPPAEELVQPKRLLQQIHSEEELIHSRLDTRVKNYTAGAQPVHLAQSSFLVEAFGTSFILDLELNHNLLSTDYVERHYDEKGQLLQNLGGEHCYYHGHVRGLPGSWAALSTCHGLRGMFSDGNFSYGIEPVGTGEEQSDHIVYRMPDIDLFPPPCPGCSVNGTEPEEQTHGHVEGDGELRDGDDWSEEEKPVFTSGLRRSKRQVRRGQRTVQTETKYIELMVVNDHELFVQLRRSSTQTKNFAKAVVNMADAIYKEQLNTRIVLVAMETWSSENKVSVGDDALLTLRDFMKYRKESIKQRCDAVHLFSGRTFMSSRSEAAYIGGICSITRGGGINEFGSVGPMAITLSQSLGQNIGMLRNKERLAAEDCRCPDPWLGCIMEDTGYYLPRKFSRCSIDEYLRFLQQGGGSCLFNKPNKLLDPPECGNGYVELGEECDCGSLVECARSGANCCKKCTLTHNAMCSNGLCCRDCKYELRGATCREAVNDCDIPETCMGDTSQCPHNVHKLDGYMCNAGQGRCYGGRCKTRDGQCRTLWGYNSADRFCYEKLNSEGTEKGNCGPDSSGQGWVQCNKQDVLCGLLLCTNLTDKPRFGELQGRLTSLTIHHQNRYLDCKGGHAVLDDGLDMGYVEDGTPCGPNMMCLERRCLPVTTFNLSTCPGSSSSRICSHHGTCSNEVKCICDPDYTGKDCSVFDPIPIPTPPEGPEKSRGPSGTNIIIGSVAGAILVAAIVLGGTGWGFKNIRRGRSSGV, encoded by the exons ATGCTCGCTGTGAGATGCCTGCTGTTCGCTGCAGTGTGTGCACGGTGCGCCGTGACAG GTCTGAGGGAGCGGGTGAGTCTGGAGGGGAGGCTGCCGCCTGCAGAGGAGCTGGTTCAGCCCAAGAGGCTCCTGCAACAGATTCACTCCGAGGAGGAGCTGATCCACAGCCGCCTGGACACCCGGGTCAAAAACTACACAGCTGGAGCGCAG CCCGTCCATCTGGCCCAGAGCAGCTTCTTGGTGGAGGCCTTCGGCACATCCTTCATCCTTGACCTGGAACTCAACCA CAACCTGCTGTCTACAGACTATGTGGAGCGTCACTACGACGAGAAGGGGCAGCTGTTACAGAATTTG GGAGGAGAGCACTGCTACTACCATGGGCATGTGCGGGGTCTGCCGGGCTCCTGGGCCGCTCTGTCCACCTGCCACGGCCTGCG GGGGATGTTTTCTGACGGAAACTTCTCGTACGGGATTGAGCCAGTCGGCACTGGAGAG GAGCAGAGCGACCACATTGTGTATCGTATGCCGGATATTGACCTCTTCCCACCTCCCTGTCCAG gATGCTCCGTGAACGGCACAGAGCCTGAGGAGCAGACACACGGCCACGTTGAAGGAGACGGTGAGCTGAGGGATGGAGACGACTGGTCTGAAGAGGAGAAGCCCGTCTTCACATCAGGCCTGAGACGCTCAAAAAGACAA GTGCGGCGAGGCCAGCGCACCGTCCAGACTGAGACCAAGTACATCGAGCTGATGGTGGTCAACGACCATGAGCTG TTTGTGCAGCTCCGTCGCTCGTCCACTCAGACCAAGAACTTTGCCAAAGCAGTGGTGAACATGGCCGACGCG ATCTACAAGGAGCAGCTCAACACCCGCATCGTCCTGGTGGCCATGGAAACCTGGTCCTCTGAAAACAAGGTCTCTGTGGGCGACGACGCTTTGCTCACCCTGCGTGACTTCATGAAGTACAGGAAGGAGAGCATCAAGCAGCGCTGCGACGCTGTTCACCTCTTCTC TGGGAGGACGTTCATGAGCAGCCGCAGTGAGGCAGCCTACATCGGGGGAATCTGCTCCATCACTCGGGGTGGAGGCATCAACGAG TTTGGCAGCGTGGGCCCCATGGCCATCACTCTGAGTCAGAGCCTGGGCCAGAACATCGGCATGCTGAGGAACAAAGAGCGACTGGCTGCAG AAGACTGCCGGTGTCCAGACCCATGGCTGGGCTGCATCATGGAGGACACAGG TTACTACCTGCCCAGGAAGTTCTCTCGCTGCAGTATAGACGAGTACCTGCGCTTCCTCCAGCAGGGAGGAGGCAGCTGCCTCTTCAACAAGCCCAACAAG ttgttggacccaccAGAGTGTGGGAACGGATACGTGGAGCTGGGAGAGGAGTGTGACTGTGGATCACTAGTG GAGTGTGCACGGAGTGGAGCCAACTGCTGCAAGAAGTGCACCCTTACCCACAATGCCATGTGCAGCAATGGGCTCTGCTGCAGGGACTGCAAG TACGAGCTGAGAGGGGCGACGTGCCGTGAGGCTGTTAACGACTGCGACATCCCTGAGACCTGCATGGGAGACACCAGCCAG TGTCCTCATAACGTCCACAAACTGGATGGCTACATGTGTAATGCAGGACAG GGTCGCTGTTACGGAGGCCGCTGTAAGACCAGAGATGGCCAGTGCAGGACGCTGTGGGGCTACA ACTCAGCCGACAGGTTCTGCTATGAGAAGCTGAACTCTGAGGGCACAGAGAAAGGAAACTGTGGCCCAGACTCCAGCGGTCAGGGATGGGTGCAGTGCAACAAGCA AGACGTCCTGTGCGGTTTGCTGCTGTGCACCAATCTGACAGATAAGCCGAGGTTTGGTGAGCTGCAGGGGAGGCTCACCAGTCTGACCATCCACCATCAGAACAGATACCTGGACTGCAA GGGCGGCCATGCAGTGCTGGATGATGGCTTGGATATGGGCTACGTGGAGGACGGGACACCATGTGGGCCAAACATGATGTGTTTGGAGCGTCGCTGCCTCCCTGTCACGACCTTCAACCTCAGCACCTGCCCGGGCTCCTCGTCCTCTCGCATCTGCTCGCACCACGGG ACTTGCAGCAACGAGGTGAAGTGTATCTGCGATCCAGACTACACTGGGAAGGACTGTAGCGTGTTTGACCCCATCCCCATCCCCACGCCGCCAGAGGGACCAGAGAAAAGCAGAG GTCCCAGTGGCACCAATATCATAATAGGTTCAGTCGCTGGGGCCATTCTGGTGGCAGCGATAGTCCTGGGGGGAACTGGCTGGGGATTTAA
- the adam11 gene encoding disintegrin and metalloproteinase domain-containing protein 11 isoform X3 yields the protein MLAVRCLLFAAVCARCAVTGLRERVSLEGRLPPAEELVQPKRLLQQIHSEEELIHSRLDTRVKNYTAGAQPVHLAQSSFLVEAFGTSFILDLELNHNLLSTDYVERHYDEKGQLLQNLGGEHCYYHGHVRGLPGSWAALSTCHGLRGMFSDGNFSYGIEPVGTGEEQSDHIVYRMPDIDLFPPPCPGCSVNGTEPEEQTHGHVEGDGELRDGDDWSEEEKPVFTSGLRRSKRQVRRGQRTVQTETKYIELMVVNDHELFVQLRRSSTQTKNFAKAVVNMADAIYKEQLNTRIVLVAMETWSSENKVSVGDDALLTLRDFMKYRKESIKQRCDAVHLFSGRTFMSSRSEAAYIGGICSITRGGGINEFGSVGPMAITLSQSLGQNIGMLRNKERLAAEDCRCPDPWLGCIMEDTGYYLPRKFSRCSIDEYLRFLQQGGGSCLFNKPNKLLDPPECGNGYVELGEECDCGSLVECARSGANCCKKCTLTHNAMCSNGLCCRDCKYELRGATCREAVNDCDIPETCMGDTSQCPHNVHKLDGYMCNAGQGRCYGGRCKTRDGQCRTLWGYNSADRFCYEKLNSEGTEKGNCGPDSSGQGWVQCNKQDVLCGLLLCTNLTDKPRFGELQGRLTSLTIHHQNRYLDCKGGHAVLDDGLDMGYVEDGTPCGPNMMCLERRCLPVTTFNLSTCPGSSSSRICSHHGTCSNEVKCICDPDYTGKDCSVFDPIPIPTPPEGPEKSRGPSGTNIIIGSVAGAILVAAIVLGGTGWGFKNIRRGRYDPAFQC from the exons ATGCTCGCTGTGAGATGCCTGCTGTTCGCTGCAGTGTGTGCACGGTGCGCCGTGACAG GTCTGAGGGAGCGGGTGAGTCTGGAGGGGAGGCTGCCGCCTGCAGAGGAGCTGGTTCAGCCCAAGAGGCTCCTGCAACAGATTCACTCCGAGGAGGAGCTGATCCACAGCCGCCTGGACACCCGGGTCAAAAACTACACAGCTGGAGCGCAG CCCGTCCATCTGGCCCAGAGCAGCTTCTTGGTGGAGGCCTTCGGCACATCCTTCATCCTTGACCTGGAACTCAACCA CAACCTGCTGTCTACAGACTATGTGGAGCGTCACTACGACGAGAAGGGGCAGCTGTTACAGAATTTG GGAGGAGAGCACTGCTACTACCATGGGCATGTGCGGGGTCTGCCGGGCTCCTGGGCCGCTCTGTCCACCTGCCACGGCCTGCG GGGGATGTTTTCTGACGGAAACTTCTCGTACGGGATTGAGCCAGTCGGCACTGGAGAG GAGCAGAGCGACCACATTGTGTATCGTATGCCGGATATTGACCTCTTCCCACCTCCCTGTCCAG gATGCTCCGTGAACGGCACAGAGCCTGAGGAGCAGACACACGGCCACGTTGAAGGAGACGGTGAGCTGAGGGATGGAGACGACTGGTCTGAAGAGGAGAAGCCCGTCTTCACATCAGGCCTGAGACGCTCAAAAAGACAA GTGCGGCGAGGCCAGCGCACCGTCCAGACTGAGACCAAGTACATCGAGCTGATGGTGGTCAACGACCATGAGCTG TTTGTGCAGCTCCGTCGCTCGTCCACTCAGACCAAGAACTTTGCCAAAGCAGTGGTGAACATGGCCGACGCG ATCTACAAGGAGCAGCTCAACACCCGCATCGTCCTGGTGGCCATGGAAACCTGGTCCTCTGAAAACAAGGTCTCTGTGGGCGACGACGCTTTGCTCACCCTGCGTGACTTCATGAAGTACAGGAAGGAGAGCATCAAGCAGCGCTGCGACGCTGTTCACCTCTTCTC TGGGAGGACGTTCATGAGCAGCCGCAGTGAGGCAGCCTACATCGGGGGAATCTGCTCCATCACTCGGGGTGGAGGCATCAACGAG TTTGGCAGCGTGGGCCCCATGGCCATCACTCTGAGTCAGAGCCTGGGCCAGAACATCGGCATGCTGAGGAACAAAGAGCGACTGGCTGCAG AAGACTGCCGGTGTCCAGACCCATGGCTGGGCTGCATCATGGAGGACACAGG TTACTACCTGCCCAGGAAGTTCTCTCGCTGCAGTATAGACGAGTACCTGCGCTTCCTCCAGCAGGGAGGAGGCAGCTGCCTCTTCAACAAGCCCAACAAG ttgttggacccaccAGAGTGTGGGAACGGATACGTGGAGCTGGGAGAGGAGTGTGACTGTGGATCACTAGTG GAGTGTGCACGGAGTGGAGCCAACTGCTGCAAGAAGTGCACCCTTACCCACAATGCCATGTGCAGCAATGGGCTCTGCTGCAGGGACTGCAAG TACGAGCTGAGAGGGGCGACGTGCCGTGAGGCTGTTAACGACTGCGACATCCCTGAGACCTGCATGGGAGACACCAGCCAG TGTCCTCATAACGTCCACAAACTGGATGGCTACATGTGTAATGCAGGACAG GGTCGCTGTTACGGAGGCCGCTGTAAGACCAGAGATGGCCAGTGCAGGACGCTGTGGGGCTACA ACTCAGCCGACAGGTTCTGCTATGAGAAGCTGAACTCTGAGGGCACAGAGAAAGGAAACTGTGGCCCAGACTCCAGCGGTCAGGGATGGGTGCAGTGCAACAAGCA AGACGTCCTGTGCGGTTTGCTGCTGTGCACCAATCTGACAGATAAGCCGAGGTTTGGTGAGCTGCAGGGGAGGCTCACCAGTCTGACCATCCACCATCAGAACAGATACCTGGACTGCAA GGGCGGCCATGCAGTGCTGGATGATGGCTTGGATATGGGCTACGTGGAGGACGGGACACCATGTGGGCCAAACATGATGTGTTTGGAGCGTCGCTGCCTCCCTGTCACGACCTTCAACCTCAGCACCTGCCCGGGCTCCTCGTCCTCTCGCATCTGCTCGCACCACGGG ACTTGCAGCAACGAGGTGAAGTGTATCTGCGATCCAGACTACACTGGGAAGGACTGTAGCGTGTTTGACCCCATCCCCATCCCCACGCCGCCAGAGGGACCAGAGAAAAGCAGAG GTCCCAGTGGCACCAATATCATAATAGGTTCAGTCGCTGGGGCCATTCTGGTGGCAGCGATAGTCCTGGGGGGAACTGGCTGGGGATTTAA
- the adam11 gene encoding disintegrin and metalloproteinase domain-containing protein 11 isoform X1, producing the protein MLAVRCLLFAAVCARCAVTGLRERVSLEGRLPPAEELVQPKRLLQQIHSEEELIHSRLDTRVKNYTAGAQPVHLAQSSFLVEAFGTSFILDLELNHNLLSTDYVERHYDEKGQLLQNLGGEHCYYHGHVRGLPGSWAALSTCHGLRGMFSDGNFSYGIEPVGTGEEQSDHIVYRMPDIDLFPPPCPGCSVNGTEPEEQTHGHVEGDGELRDGDDWSEEEKPVFTSGLRRSKRQVRRGQRTVQTETKYIELMVVNDHELFVQLRRSSTQTKNFAKAVVNMADAIYKEQLNTRIVLVAMETWSSENKVSVGDDALLTLRDFMKYRKESIKQRCDAVHLFSGRTFMSSRSEAAYIGGICSITRGGGINEFGSVGPMAITLSQSLGQNIGMLRNKERLAAEDCRCPDPWLGCIMEDTGYYLPRKFSRCSIDEYLRFLQQGGGSCLFNKPNKLLDPPECGNGYVELGEECDCGSLVECARSGANCCKKCTLTHNAMCSNGLCCRDCKYELRGATCREAVNDCDIPETCMGDTSQCPHNVHKLDGYMCNAGQGRCYGGRCKTRDGQCRTLWGYNSADRFCYEKLNSEGTEKGNCGPDSSGQGWVQCNKQDVLCGLLLCTNLTDKPRFGELQGRLTSLTIHHQNRYLDCKGGHAVLDDGLDMGYVEDGTPCGPNMMCLERRCLPVTTFNLSTCPGSSSSRICSHHGTCSNEVKCICDPDYTGKDCSVFDPIPIPTPPEGPEKSRGTSGEEDLRESESYLFAVLSSLHCVQSAPRRQNKDVFHLQALRPFLFPFLMSFNRAPFIFSSWKVSL; encoded by the exons ATGCTCGCTGTGAGATGCCTGCTGTTCGCTGCAGTGTGTGCACGGTGCGCCGTGACAG GTCTGAGGGAGCGGGTGAGTCTGGAGGGGAGGCTGCCGCCTGCAGAGGAGCTGGTTCAGCCCAAGAGGCTCCTGCAACAGATTCACTCCGAGGAGGAGCTGATCCACAGCCGCCTGGACACCCGGGTCAAAAACTACACAGCTGGAGCGCAG CCCGTCCATCTGGCCCAGAGCAGCTTCTTGGTGGAGGCCTTCGGCACATCCTTCATCCTTGACCTGGAACTCAACCA CAACCTGCTGTCTACAGACTATGTGGAGCGTCACTACGACGAGAAGGGGCAGCTGTTACAGAATTTG GGAGGAGAGCACTGCTACTACCATGGGCATGTGCGGGGTCTGCCGGGCTCCTGGGCCGCTCTGTCCACCTGCCACGGCCTGCG GGGGATGTTTTCTGACGGAAACTTCTCGTACGGGATTGAGCCAGTCGGCACTGGAGAG GAGCAGAGCGACCACATTGTGTATCGTATGCCGGATATTGACCTCTTCCCACCTCCCTGTCCAG gATGCTCCGTGAACGGCACAGAGCCTGAGGAGCAGACACACGGCCACGTTGAAGGAGACGGTGAGCTGAGGGATGGAGACGACTGGTCTGAAGAGGAGAAGCCCGTCTTCACATCAGGCCTGAGACGCTCAAAAAGACAA GTGCGGCGAGGCCAGCGCACCGTCCAGACTGAGACCAAGTACATCGAGCTGATGGTGGTCAACGACCATGAGCTG TTTGTGCAGCTCCGTCGCTCGTCCACTCAGACCAAGAACTTTGCCAAAGCAGTGGTGAACATGGCCGACGCG ATCTACAAGGAGCAGCTCAACACCCGCATCGTCCTGGTGGCCATGGAAACCTGGTCCTCTGAAAACAAGGTCTCTGTGGGCGACGACGCTTTGCTCACCCTGCGTGACTTCATGAAGTACAGGAAGGAGAGCATCAAGCAGCGCTGCGACGCTGTTCACCTCTTCTC TGGGAGGACGTTCATGAGCAGCCGCAGTGAGGCAGCCTACATCGGGGGAATCTGCTCCATCACTCGGGGTGGAGGCATCAACGAG TTTGGCAGCGTGGGCCCCATGGCCATCACTCTGAGTCAGAGCCTGGGCCAGAACATCGGCATGCTGAGGAACAAAGAGCGACTGGCTGCAG AAGACTGCCGGTGTCCAGACCCATGGCTGGGCTGCATCATGGAGGACACAGG TTACTACCTGCCCAGGAAGTTCTCTCGCTGCAGTATAGACGAGTACCTGCGCTTCCTCCAGCAGGGAGGAGGCAGCTGCCTCTTCAACAAGCCCAACAAG ttgttggacccaccAGAGTGTGGGAACGGATACGTGGAGCTGGGAGAGGAGTGTGACTGTGGATCACTAGTG GAGTGTGCACGGAGTGGAGCCAACTGCTGCAAGAAGTGCACCCTTACCCACAATGCCATGTGCAGCAATGGGCTCTGCTGCAGGGACTGCAAG TACGAGCTGAGAGGGGCGACGTGCCGTGAGGCTGTTAACGACTGCGACATCCCTGAGACCTGCATGGGAGACACCAGCCAG TGTCCTCATAACGTCCACAAACTGGATGGCTACATGTGTAATGCAGGACAG GGTCGCTGTTACGGAGGCCGCTGTAAGACCAGAGATGGCCAGTGCAGGACGCTGTGGGGCTACA ACTCAGCCGACAGGTTCTGCTATGAGAAGCTGAACTCTGAGGGCACAGAGAAAGGAAACTGTGGCCCAGACTCCAGCGGTCAGGGATGGGTGCAGTGCAACAAGCA AGACGTCCTGTGCGGTTTGCTGCTGTGCACCAATCTGACAGATAAGCCGAGGTTTGGTGAGCTGCAGGGGAGGCTCACCAGTCTGACCATCCACCATCAGAACAGATACCTGGACTGCAA GGGCGGCCATGCAGTGCTGGATGATGGCTTGGATATGGGCTACGTGGAGGACGGGACACCATGTGGGCCAAACATGATGTGTTTGGAGCGTCGCTGCCTCCCTGTCACGACCTTCAACCTCAGCACCTGCCCGGGCTCCTCGTCCTCTCGCATCTGCTCGCACCACGGG ACTTGCAGCAACGAGGTGAAGTGTATCTGCGATCCAGACTACACTGGGAAGGACTGTAGCGTGTTTGACCCCATCCCCATCCCCACGCCGCCAGAGGGACCAGAGAAAAGCAGAG
- the adam11 gene encoding disintegrin and metalloproteinase domain-containing protein 11 isoform X2: protein MLAVRCLLFAAVCARCAVTGLRERVSLEGRLPPAEELVQPKRLLQQIHSEEELIHSRLDTRVKNYTAGAQPVHLAQSSFLVEAFGTSFILDLELNHNLLSTDYVERHYDEKGQLLQNLGGEHCYYHGHVRGLPGSWAALSTCHGLRGMFSDGNFSYGIEPVGTGEEQSDHIVYRMPDIDLFPPPCPGCSVNGTEPEEQTHGHVEGDGELRDGDDWSEEEKPVFTSGLRRSKRQVRRGQRTVQTETKYIELMVVNDHELFVQLRRSSTQTKNFAKAVVNMADAIYKEQLNTRIVLVAMETWSSENKVSVGDDALLTLRDFMKYRKESIKQRCDAVHLFSGRTFMSSRSEAAYIGGICSITRGGGINEFGSVGPMAITLSQSLGQNIGMLRNKERLAADCRCPDPWLGCIMEDTGYYLPRKFSRCSIDEYLRFLQQGGGSCLFNKPNKLLDPPECGNGYVELGEECDCGSLVECARSGANCCKKCTLTHNAMCSNGLCCRDCKYELRGATCREAVNDCDIPETCMGDTSQCPHNVHKLDGYMCNAGQGRCYGGRCKTRDGQCRTLWGYNSADRFCYEKLNSEGTEKGNCGPDSSGQGWVQCNKQDVLCGLLLCTNLTDKPRFGELQGRLTSLTIHHQNRYLDCKGGHAVLDDGLDMGYVEDGTPCGPNMMCLERRCLPVTTFNLSTCPGSSSSRICSHHGTCSNEVKCICDPDYTGKDCSVFDPIPIPTPPEGPEKSRGTSGEEDLRESESYLFAVLSSLHCVQSAPRRQNKDVFHLQALRPFLFPFLMSFNRAPFIFSSWKVSL, encoded by the exons ATGCTCGCTGTGAGATGCCTGCTGTTCGCTGCAGTGTGTGCACGGTGCGCCGTGACAG GTCTGAGGGAGCGGGTGAGTCTGGAGGGGAGGCTGCCGCCTGCAGAGGAGCTGGTTCAGCCCAAGAGGCTCCTGCAACAGATTCACTCCGAGGAGGAGCTGATCCACAGCCGCCTGGACACCCGGGTCAAAAACTACACAGCTGGAGCGCAG CCCGTCCATCTGGCCCAGAGCAGCTTCTTGGTGGAGGCCTTCGGCACATCCTTCATCCTTGACCTGGAACTCAACCA CAACCTGCTGTCTACAGACTATGTGGAGCGTCACTACGACGAGAAGGGGCAGCTGTTACAGAATTTG GGAGGAGAGCACTGCTACTACCATGGGCATGTGCGGGGTCTGCCGGGCTCCTGGGCCGCTCTGTCCACCTGCCACGGCCTGCG GGGGATGTTTTCTGACGGAAACTTCTCGTACGGGATTGAGCCAGTCGGCACTGGAGAG GAGCAGAGCGACCACATTGTGTATCGTATGCCGGATATTGACCTCTTCCCACCTCCCTGTCCAG gATGCTCCGTGAACGGCACAGAGCCTGAGGAGCAGACACACGGCCACGTTGAAGGAGACGGTGAGCTGAGGGATGGAGACGACTGGTCTGAAGAGGAGAAGCCCGTCTTCACATCAGGCCTGAGACGCTCAAAAAGACAA GTGCGGCGAGGCCAGCGCACCGTCCAGACTGAGACCAAGTACATCGAGCTGATGGTGGTCAACGACCATGAGCTG TTTGTGCAGCTCCGTCGCTCGTCCACTCAGACCAAGAACTTTGCCAAAGCAGTGGTGAACATGGCCGACGCG ATCTACAAGGAGCAGCTCAACACCCGCATCGTCCTGGTGGCCATGGAAACCTGGTCCTCTGAAAACAAGGTCTCTGTGGGCGACGACGCTTTGCTCACCCTGCGTGACTTCATGAAGTACAGGAAGGAGAGCATCAAGCAGCGCTGCGACGCTGTTCACCTCTTCTC TGGGAGGACGTTCATGAGCAGCCGCAGTGAGGCAGCCTACATCGGGGGAATCTGCTCCATCACTCGGGGTGGAGGCATCAACGAG TTTGGCAGCGTGGGCCCCATGGCCATCACTCTGAGTCAGAGCCTGGGCCAGAACATCGGCATGCTGAGGAACAAAGAGCGACTGGCTGCAG ACTGCCGGTGTCCAGACCCATGGCTGGGCTGCATCATGGAGGACACAGG TTACTACCTGCCCAGGAAGTTCTCTCGCTGCAGTATAGACGAGTACCTGCGCTTCCTCCAGCAGGGAGGAGGCAGCTGCCTCTTCAACAAGCCCAACAAG ttgttggacccaccAGAGTGTGGGAACGGATACGTGGAGCTGGGAGAGGAGTGTGACTGTGGATCACTAGTG GAGTGTGCACGGAGTGGAGCCAACTGCTGCAAGAAGTGCACCCTTACCCACAATGCCATGTGCAGCAATGGGCTCTGCTGCAGGGACTGCAAG TACGAGCTGAGAGGGGCGACGTGCCGTGAGGCTGTTAACGACTGCGACATCCCTGAGACCTGCATGGGAGACACCAGCCAG TGTCCTCATAACGTCCACAAACTGGATGGCTACATGTGTAATGCAGGACAG GGTCGCTGTTACGGAGGCCGCTGTAAGACCAGAGATGGCCAGTGCAGGACGCTGTGGGGCTACA ACTCAGCCGACAGGTTCTGCTATGAGAAGCTGAACTCTGAGGGCACAGAGAAAGGAAACTGTGGCCCAGACTCCAGCGGTCAGGGATGGGTGCAGTGCAACAAGCA AGACGTCCTGTGCGGTTTGCTGCTGTGCACCAATCTGACAGATAAGCCGAGGTTTGGTGAGCTGCAGGGGAGGCTCACCAGTCTGACCATCCACCATCAGAACAGATACCTGGACTGCAA GGGCGGCCATGCAGTGCTGGATGATGGCTTGGATATGGGCTACGTGGAGGACGGGACACCATGTGGGCCAAACATGATGTGTTTGGAGCGTCGCTGCCTCCCTGTCACGACCTTCAACCTCAGCACCTGCCCGGGCTCCTCGTCCTCTCGCATCTGCTCGCACCACGGG ACTTGCAGCAACGAGGTGAAGTGTATCTGCGATCCAGACTACACTGGGAAGGACTGTAGCGTGTTTGACCCCATCCCCATCCCCACGCCGCCAGAGGGACCAGAGAAAAGCAGAG